In Nothobranchius furzeri strain GRZ-AD chromosome 18, NfurGRZ-RIMD1, whole genome shotgun sequence, a single genomic region encodes these proteins:
- the LOC129152357 gene encoding b(0,+)-type amino acid transporter 1-like, which yields MDTKQQKLNLKREVGLMGAVSLLAGTMMGAGIFMSPQTVISAIGSCGGSLVVWASCALQIIMVSLCFAELGTVIPESGGEYIYVLRTSGPVVAFILAFSSIMFLRPFNNAACALGFGQYAVALFHSDCHPSALEVKCAAAAAIIVLTYVNCLSVRASMSLQVVFLVGKVVALMLIIMGGLVMLFRGHTGSFEDAFENTNVDISSISVALYQGLWAYTDWNALNNVTEELKSPEVSRFRDQLTPAVPCTKLLWSWRASSAADGCRCMKELYHRSFLPKVAGIYDFHCSQQNQ from the coding sequence ATGGACACCAAGCAGCAGAAGTTGAACCTAAAGAGGGAAGTGGGGCTGATGGGAGCGGTATCACTGCTTGCCGGGACAATGATGGGAGCTGGGATCTTCATGTCACCACAGACGGTGATCTCTGCAATTGGAAGCTGTGGAGGCAGCCTGGTGGTTTGGGCCAGCTGTGCCTTACAGATAATAATGGTGTCTTTGTGCTTTGCTGAGTTGGGCACCGTCATTCCAGAATCAGGAGGGGAGTACATCTATGTCCTCAGGACTTCAGGTCCAGTTGTTGCCTTCATATTGGCCTTCAGCTCAATAATGTTTCTGAGACCATTCAATAACGCTGCTTGTGCTTTGGGTTTTGGTCAGTATGCTGTAGCTCTTTTCCATTCAGACTGCCACCCTTCAGCTCTGGAGGTAAAATGCGCAGCCGCAGCGGCAATTATAGTTCTGACATATGTAAACTGCCTGAGCGTTCGTGCTTCGATGTCACTGCAGGTGGTTTTTTTGGTGGGCAAAGTTGTGGCCTTGATGCTCATCATAATGGGTGGGCTGGTGATGCTTTTTAGAGGTCACACTGGAAGTTTTGAAGATGCTTTTGAAAACACAAACGTGGACATCAGTTCAATCAGCGTTGCTCTGTACCAGGGACTGTGGGCATATACCGACTGGAACGCTTTAAACAATGTGACCGAGGAGCTGAAATCTCCTGAGGTAAGCAGGTTTAGAGATCAGTTGACTCCAGCAGTTCCCTGCACAAAGCTGTTATGGAGCTGGAGAGCTTCATCAGCAGCGGACGGCTGCAGGTGCATGAAGGAACTTTATCACAGGTCCTTTCTCCCTAAAGTTGCTGGAATCTACGACTTCCACTGCTCTCAACAGAACCAGTAA